One window of the Microbispora sp. ZYX-F-249 genome contains the following:
- a CDS encoding serine hydrolase domain-containing protein, which translates to MIHGTVEPGFEQVRDVFADVLKRQAGGAGAAVAARLDGRWIVDLWGGPGWSRDSVVMPYSVTKPFAAVCVLLLVDRGVLELDAPMRRYWPEFTAPATVRHVLSHQAGLVALDRPVPTETFYDWDRMCALLAAQEPSWEPGTAHGESALFYGHLLGELVRRTDGRTLGRFLAEEVCGPHELDFHIGLGPAEQARAIELTGLTPAYRAAALDGRPDLYRRAVGNPPGAQDPAVVNSAAWRAAEIPAVNGHGTARAAAGFYAALPRLLSAGLLAEATTAQCSGPDAVLGTQATWGLGFGVDGDDYGMGGLGGNYAGAAGYTFAFLTGHAGDFDRAADLENALRAVLGLGPIPG; encoded by the coding sequence GTGATCCACGGAACGGTCGAGCCGGGTTTCGAGCAGGTGCGGGACGTGTTCGCCGATGTGCTGAAGCGGCAGGCCGGAGGAGCGGGGGCGGCGGTGGCCGCCCGGCTGGACGGCCGCTGGATCGTCGACCTGTGGGGCGGGCCCGGCTGGTCCCGCGACAGCGTCGTCATGCCGTACTCGGTGACCAAACCGTTCGCGGCGGTCTGCGTGCTGCTCCTCGTGGACCGGGGCGTGCTGGAGTTGGACGCCCCGATGCGGCGCTACTGGCCGGAGTTCACCGCGCCGGCGACCGTACGGCATGTCCTGTCGCACCAGGCGGGCCTGGTGGCGCTGGACCGGCCGGTGCCCACCGAGACCTTCTACGACTGGGACCGCATGTGCGCGCTTCTCGCCGCGCAGGAGCCGTCGTGGGAGCCGGGAACCGCGCACGGCGAGTCGGCGCTGTTCTACGGGCACCTGCTCGGCGAACTGGTCCGGCGCACCGACGGGCGGACGCTCGGCCGCTTCCTCGCCGAGGAGGTCTGCGGCCCGCACGAGCTGGACTTCCACATCGGACTCGGCCCCGCGGAACAGGCGCGGGCCATCGAGCTGACCGGCTTGACCCCGGCCTACCGGGCTGCCGCGCTGGACGGCAGGCCCGACCTCTACCGGCGGGCCGTCGGCAACCCGCCCGGCGCCCAGGATCCGGCTGTGGTCAACTCCGCCGCCTGGCGGGCCGCCGAGATCCCCGCTGTCAACGGCCATGGCACCGCCCGCGCGGCCGCCGGGTTCTACGCCGCGTTGCCGCGGCTGCTGTCGGCCGGCCTGCTCGCCGAGGCCACCACCGCCCAGTGCTCGGGGCCGGACGCGGTCCTCGGGACGCAGGCGACCTGGGGGCTGGGCTTCGGTGTCGACGGCGACGACTACGGCATGGGCGGCCTGGGCGGCAACTACGCCGGGGCCGCCGGCTACACCTTCGCCTTCCTCACCGGCCACGCAGGCGATTTCGACCGCGCCGCCGACCTGGAGAACGCGCTGCGTGCCGTTCTCGGGCTCGGCCCGATTCCCGGCTAG
- a CDS encoding carboxymuconolactone decarboxylase family protein — protein MSTERMPNPAALIPEAMEALMAVGKAVAGAGVDGKLLALSHLRASQINGCAPCVAGGVHQAQRHGVTTDQVHAVAAWRETPWFSDEERAALALTEAVTRLADREDPVPDQVWDMAAKHFDQKELAALLLNIAIANAFNRLNVPTRQQAGKW, from the coding sequence ATGTCGACCGAGCGCATGCCGAACCCGGCGGCTCTGATCCCCGAGGCGATGGAGGCCCTGATGGCGGTCGGCAAAGCCGTCGCGGGCGCCGGAGTGGACGGCAAGCTGCTGGCCCTGAGCCACCTGCGGGCCAGCCAGATCAACGGCTGTGCTCCCTGTGTGGCCGGGGGCGTCCACCAGGCCCAGCGGCACGGCGTGACCACGGACCAGGTGCACGCCGTCGCCGCGTGGCGCGAGACGCCGTGGTTCAGCGACGAGGAGCGCGCCGCACTGGCTCTGACCGAGGCCGTGACCCGCCTCGCCGACCGGGAGGACCCGGTGCCCGACCAGGTGTGGGACATGGCCGCCAAGCACTTCGACCAGAAGGAGCTGGCCGCGCTGCTGCTCAACATCGCGATCGCCAACGCCTTCAACCGGCTCAACGTGCCGACCCGCCAGCAGGCCGGCAAGTGGTGA
- a CDS encoding iron chaperone, whose protein sequence is MSTTPNTTTKGAFTEQERDAMKERAKELKSARRGAKVDPESEVLAKIAEMPEPDRVIAERLHAVIKASVPALTPKLWYGMPAYSHNGKMICFFQPASKFKARYATLGFSDAANHDDGAMWPASYALAELTTEVEERIGALLRQAVS, encoded by the coding sequence ATGTCGACCACGCCGAACACCACCACCAAGGGCGCTTTCACCGAGCAGGAGCGCGACGCCATGAAGGAGCGCGCCAAGGAGCTGAAGAGCGCTCGCCGGGGCGCCAAGGTCGACCCGGAGAGCGAGGTGCTCGCGAAGATCGCCGAGATGCCGGAGCCCGACCGCGTGATCGCCGAGCGGCTGCACGCCGTGATCAAGGCCAGCGTGCCCGCTCTCACGCCCAAGCTCTGGTACGGCATGCCGGCCTACTCCCACAACGGCAAGATGATCTGCTTCTTCCAGCCCGCGTCCAAGTTCAAGGCCCGCTACGCCACCCTCGGCTTCAGCGACGCGGCGAACCACGACGACGGCGCCATGTGGCCGGCCTCGTACGCCCTGGCCGAGCTGACCACCGAGGTCGAGGAGAGGATCGGGGCGCTGCTGCGGCAGGCGGTGAGCTGA
- a CDS encoding ATP-binding protein, translating into MSSPQERLVAQLARIKELSGLSLRALARQTNLSSSSLSRYLTGQLVPPWEAVVALCRAVGRDPRPLRALWAEATEAGAAPVRRRNDLPGDLFDFTGRQAESALVEELLRTTGAAAVDGMAGVGKTSLAVHVAHRLAPSYPDGGLYLDLQGFTPGQQPLEPHAALGRLLDALDVTHPPAGTAERAALWRSELSRRRVLVVLDNAVDAEQVRPLLPGAGKSAVLVTSRHRLVSLDGVPPVSLEPLADGDAVHLFARAAGLALTEEEAVGQVLRQCGGLPLALRMAGARLRHRPGWSVAVLAERLRATPGRFDSVFGMSLHQLDAVERRMFRLLGVLPGADFDAAVAGALTDMPPGRAAAALEELVDAHLVQEPSPGRYRMHDLIRQYAADLAADEEPRADEALRRVLRHYLAQAVAHERTLPSPQRTEPAPGDPAKAMAWFDLEYVNLVACFDAAVRLGEDEVVAELPQTMRVWFFRHRGTDDQARLLEAAAAAAARLGRDQERASLLADLGYARAAAGRLSEALSAYELAERSGPPDDDIAAALALRIGLVRRDLGDLEAARAHFRRARELFEKIGRPTGQSQALAFEGWVTLHLGRRAEAVELARVSVALADGPAQVTGLVTLGLALAPDDPAQSLRTLHDALKLSEQHNLQHNQAWCHNYLGVALRITGAPDKALEHHRRAFELLEPLAEVQLEMDFLHTYAETCRVAGRRDEALALLDRAIGLARELGRPYDEELARAAREVVRAGS; encoded by the coding sequence GTGTCCAGCCCCCAGGAACGACTGGTGGCCCAGCTCGCCCGGATCAAGGAGCTGAGCGGGCTCAGCCTGCGCGCCCTCGCCCGCCAGACGAATCTGAGCAGCTCGTCTTTGTCCAGATATCTGACCGGACAGCTCGTGCCGCCGTGGGAGGCCGTCGTGGCGCTGTGCCGGGCCGTGGGACGCGATCCCCGGCCACTGCGCGCGCTGTGGGCCGAGGCGACCGAAGCCGGCGCGGCACCCGTGCGGCGCCGCAACGACCTGCCGGGCGACCTGTTCGACTTCACCGGCAGGCAAGCGGAGTCCGCGCTGGTCGAAGAGCTGCTGCGCACCACCGGCGCGGCCGCGGTCGACGGCATGGCGGGCGTGGGCAAGACGAGCCTGGCCGTGCACGTGGCCCACAGGCTCGCTCCTTCGTATCCGGACGGCGGGCTCTATCTCGACCTGCAGGGCTTCACCCCGGGTCAGCAGCCACTGGAACCGCACGCCGCGCTGGGCCGGCTGCTGGACGCGCTGGACGTCACGCACCCCCCGGCCGGCACCGCCGAACGCGCGGCGCTGTGGCGGTCGGAGCTGTCCCGCCGGCGGGTTCTCGTCGTGCTCGACAACGCGGTCGACGCCGAGCAGGTGCGCCCGCTGCTGCCCGGCGCGGGGAAGTCCGCGGTCCTGGTCACCAGCCGCCACCGGCTGGTCAGCCTGGACGGAGTGCCGCCGGTGTCCCTGGAGCCGCTGGCCGACGGCGACGCGGTGCACCTGTTCGCGCGGGCGGCCGGGCTCGCGCTCACCGAAGAGGAGGCGGTCGGCCAGGTGCTGCGCCAGTGCGGCGGGCTCCCGCTGGCGCTGCGGATGGCGGGCGCGCGGCTCCGCCACCGCCCGGGCTGGTCGGTGGCGGTGCTGGCCGAGCGGCTGCGCGCCACCCCCGGCCGCTTCGACTCCGTCTTCGGCATGTCGCTGCATCAGCTCGACGCGGTCGAGCGTCGCATGTTCCGGTTGCTGGGCGTGCTGCCGGGCGCCGACTTCGACGCCGCGGTGGCGGGCGCGCTCACCGACATGCCGCCCGGCCGGGCCGCCGCCGCGCTGGAGGAGCTGGTCGACGCCCACCTGGTCCAGGAGCCCTCGCCCGGGCGCTACCGGATGCACGATCTCATCCGGCAGTACGCGGCGGACCTCGCCGCCGACGAGGAGCCCCGGGCGGACGAGGCCCTGCGCCGGGTCCTGCGGCACTATCTGGCCCAGGCCGTCGCCCACGAACGGACGCTGCCCTCGCCGCAGCGCACGGAGCCCGCCCCTGGGGATCCGGCGAAGGCCATGGCCTGGTTCGACCTCGAGTACGTCAACCTGGTGGCCTGCTTCGACGCCGCCGTACGGCTCGGCGAGGACGAGGTGGTGGCCGAGCTGCCGCAGACCATGCGGGTCTGGTTCTTCCGGCATCGCGGGACCGACGACCAGGCGCGCCTGCTCGAGGCCGCCGCGGCCGCCGCGGCACGTCTCGGCCGTGACCAGGAGCGGGCTTCGCTGCTCGCGGACCTCGGCTACGCCCGGGCCGCCGCCGGACGCCTCTCCGAGGCGCTGTCCGCGTACGAACTGGCCGAGCGGTCGGGGCCGCCGGACGACGACATCGCGGCCGCCCTGGCGCTGCGCATCGGCCTGGTACGCCGGGATCTGGGCGACCTCGAAGCGGCGCGGGCGCACTTCCGGCGGGCACGCGAGCTGTTCGAGAAGATCGGGCGCCCCACGGGCCAGTCCCAGGCGCTGGCCTTCGAGGGATGGGTGACGCTCCACCTCGGGCGGCGCGCGGAAGCCGTCGAACTCGCCCGGGTCTCGGTCGCCCTGGCGGACGGGCCCGCACAGGTCACCGGGCTCGTCACCCTCGGTCTCGCGCTGGCGCCGGACGACCCGGCGCAGTCACTGCGGACGCTGCACGACGCGCTCAAGCTGTCCGAGCAGCACAATCTCCAGCACAACCAGGCGTGGTGCCACAACTACCTCGGGGTCGCGCTGCGGATCACGGGTGCGCCCGACAAAGCGCTCGAACACCACCGCCGGGCCTTCGAGCTGCTGGAACCGCTGGCCGAGGTGCAGCTGGAGATGGACTTCCTGCACACCTACGCCGAGACGTGCCGCGTGGCGGGCCGCCGTGACGAGGCGCTGGCGCTGCTCGACCGGGCCATCGGGCTCGCCCGCGAGCTGGGCCGGCCGTACGACGAGGAGCTGGCCCGTGCGGCGCGGGAGGTCGTGCGCGCGGGCTCATGA